Proteins encoded together in one Gloeothece verrucosa PCC 7822 window:
- a CDS encoding DEAD/DEAH box helicase, with protein MKILHGTWIPRTNNEFIQLGEFYLWGETTSPKKRRKNESENRHPFQLDSDELSAFLVNDLGLKEALNSKIYQKFFTKYFILPSRGDAPLPSLELTRYLEAETELSPDCSWKTWAINCYQVSPIIKLLNDLHFLCLTNAFEFQFGADLLFWYHYTQSFKQVILKDQYIPSLKYRELSTPKGKSKKTTNLFEIYPSWEIISPAYETNIKQYIDYMPLACVSGYDNLTDAIEFYDKETLLRHFSECLLNEIITNTAFPATFQKKLTESQLLDGCINFLPSHQPWKDHTALEEYRQWLPWKQKLLYAQKDSSFYLCFQLMEAEENYPDNWHINFFVSLKQDPSLKLELDDYWHLNQKTQQTIKKQFGQDFEKDLLLNLGYAARIYPLIWKGLETDKPIGFSLTLEEAFAFLSESAWVLEDAGYKVIIPAWWTPEGRQRAKIRLKASPSKSAPTSAGKGYFQLETIIQYQYELAIGDHPVTEKEWQQLVKAKTPLVKFRGQWIELDQKKMVAMLEFWKTHHEEKPELTLMELMQKASEVNDDIQVELDESLAAMMANLKDPTRLEEIENPTQLQGTLREYQKRGVSWIQYLEQLGLNGCLADDMGLGKTVQVIARLITERDSTAEVLPTLLIAPTSVVGNWKKEIEKFAPHLKTMVHHGGERLTDEAKFKTALASHDIVITSYTLARKDEKLLTSITWQRIVIDEAQNIKNPKAAQTKAILKLQSRHRLALTGTPVENRLLDLWSIFNFLNPGYLGKETQFRKSFEIPIQKDNSQSTATVLKKLVQPFILRRVKTDKQIIKDLPDKVEHKQYCNLTAEQASLYEAVVKDVMEQIEETEGIQRKGLILSTLMKLKQICNHPRQFLQDNSEFTPERSHKLERLGEMVEEVIAEGESLLIFSQFTEIGEALQHYIKHTRHYNTYYLHGGTPRNKREQMIASFQDPETDPSVFILSLKAGGVGITLTKANHVFHFDRWWNPAVEDQATDRAFRIGQQKNVFVHKFVTLGTLEERIDQMIEDKKKVASSIVGSDESWLTELDNESFKKLIALNKQAIM; from the coding sequence ATGAAAATTCTTCACGGGACTTGGATTCCTAGAACAAACAACGAGTTTATTCAACTAGGGGAATTTTATCTCTGGGGAGAAACGACTTCTCCTAAAAAAAGACGGAAAAATGAATCAGAAAACCGCCATCCATTCCAGTTGGACTCCGATGAACTCTCCGCTTTTTTAGTTAATGACTTAGGACTAAAAGAAGCTTTAAACAGCAAAATTTATCAGAAATTTTTTACTAAATATTTTATCCTCCCTAGCAGAGGGGACGCTCCTCTTCCTTCCCTTGAATTAACTCGTTATCTTGAAGCTGAAACCGAATTATCCCCTGATTGTTCCTGGAAAACCTGGGCAATTAACTGTTATCAGGTCTCACCAATTATTAAACTTCTTAATGACCTTCATTTTCTCTGCCTCACTAACGCCTTTGAGTTTCAATTTGGGGCTGATTTACTCTTCTGGTATCACTACACTCAATCTTTCAAGCAAGTTATCCTTAAAGACCAATATATTCCGTCCCTAAAATATCGAGAATTATCAACTCCAAAGGGAAAAAGTAAAAAGACAACAAATTTATTTGAAATTTATCCGAGTTGGGAAATTATCTCTCCCGCTTACGAAACTAATATTAAACAGTATATTGATTATATGCCCCTTGCCTGTGTTTCAGGCTATGATAATTTGACGGATGCGATCGAATTTTACGACAAAGAAACTTTGCTGCGTCATTTCTCCGAATGTTTACTCAATGAAATTATAACCAATACCGCTTTTCCCGCCACTTTTCAAAAAAAGCTAACAGAAAGTCAACTTCTCGACGGCTGCATTAATTTTCTTCCCTCCCACCAACCTTGGAAAGATCATACCGCCTTAGAAGAATATCGCCAATGGCTTCCTTGGAAACAAAAACTTCTTTATGCTCAGAAAGATTCATCTTTTTACCTCTGTTTTCAACTAATGGAAGCCGAAGAAAATTATCCGGATAATTGGCATATTAATTTTTTTGTCTCTTTAAAACAAGACCCTTCCTTAAAACTCGAATTAGACGATTATTGGCATCTTAATCAAAAAACTCAACAAACCATTAAAAAACAATTTGGTCAAGATTTTGAAAAAGATTTACTGTTAAATTTAGGCTATGCTGCCCGAATTTATCCCCTAATTTGGAAAGGGTTAGAAACCGATAAACCTATCGGCTTCTCTTTAACTTTAGAAGAAGCTTTTGCCTTTCTGTCCGAGAGTGCTTGGGTTCTAGAAGATGCAGGTTATAAAGTTATTATTCCGGCATGGTGGACACCGGAAGGCCGTCAACGAGCGAAAATTCGCCTCAAAGCTTCTCCTTCTAAATCTGCCCCAACTTCAGCCGGCAAAGGTTATTTTCAACTAGAAACCATTATTCAATACCAATACGAACTCGCTATCGGCGACCACCCCGTCACGGAAAAAGAGTGGCAACAGTTGGTCAAGGCAAAAACGCCCCTGGTTAAATTTCGGGGTCAGTGGATAGAATTAGACCAAAAAAAGATGGTTGCTATGCTGGAGTTCTGGAAAACTCATCACGAAGAGAAACCAGAACTAACCCTGATGGAGTTAATGCAAAAAGCCAGTGAAGTTAATGATGACATTCAAGTCGAATTGGATGAAAGTTTAGCCGCCATGATGGCCAACTTAAAGGACCCGACGCGACTAGAGGAGATTGAAAATCCAACGCAGTTGCAAGGGACTCTTCGAGAATATCAAAAACGGGGAGTCTCTTGGATTCAATATCTTGAACAACTTGGGTTAAATGGGTGTCTGGCCGATGATATGGGACTGGGAAAGACGGTACAGGTAATTGCCAGATTAATAACAGAAAGAGACTCTACAGCAGAAGTGTTACCCACTCTGTTGATTGCGCCGACTTCTGTTGTGGGAAATTGGAAGAAAGAAATTGAAAAATTTGCGCCTCATTTAAAAACGATGGTGCATCATGGGGGAGAGCGGCTAACTGATGAAGCAAAATTTAAAACCGCACTTGCTTCACACGATATTGTGATTACCTCTTACACTCTAGCCAGAAAAGACGAAAAACTGCTAACGAGTATTACTTGGCAACGAATCGTCATTGATGAAGCACAAAATATTAAAAATCCCAAAGCGGCACAAACTAAAGCGATTTTGAAACTTCAGTCTCGTCATCGCCTTGCTTTAACAGGAACTCCCGTAGAAAATAGACTGTTAGATTTATGGTCAATTTTTAATTTTCTCAATCCAGGTTATTTAGGAAAAGAAACTCAATTTCGCAAATCTTTTGAAATACCGATTCAAAAGGACAATAGCCAGTCTACTGCTACAGTTTTAAAGAAACTCGTCCAACCTTTCATCCTGCGCCGCGTAAAGACTGATAAACAGATTATTAAAGACTTACCTGATAAAGTTGAACACAAACAGTATTGTAATTTAACTGCTGAACAAGCCTCCTTATATGAGGCGGTGGTGAAGGATGTTATGGAACAAATAGAAGAAACAGAAGGAATCCAACGTAAGGGATTAATCTTATCCACTTTAATGAAACTCAAGCAAATTTGTAACCATCCTCGACAATTTTTGCAGGATAATAGCGAGTTTACCCCAGAACGCTCTCATAAATTAGAACGTCTCGGTGAAATGGTAGAGGAAGTTATCGCCGAAGGGGAAAGTCTGTTAATTTTTAGCCAATTTACGGAAATTGGCGAAGCGTTACAGCACTATATTAAACATACTCGGCACTACAATACTTATTATCTTCACGGTGGAACTCCTCGAAATAAACGCGAACAGATGATTGCCTCTTTTCAAGACCCAGAAACCGACCCGTCAGTGTTTATTCTTTCCCTAAAAGCGGGTGGGGTGGGAATTACCTTAACAAAAGCCAATCACGTCTTTCATTTTGACCGTTGGTGGAATCCCGCCGTTGAAGACCAAGCGACAGACCGGGCGTTTCGGATTGGTCAGCAGAAAAATGTTTTCGTCCACAAATTCGTCACTTTAGGGACTTTAGAAGAACGAATTGACCAGATGATTGAAGATAAAAAAAAGGTGGCCAGTTCTATTGTTGGGTCTGATGAATCTTGGTTGACGGAATTAGATAATGAGAGTTTTAAAAAGTTAATTGCTTTAAATAAACAAGCCATTATGTAA
- a CDS encoding ribbon-helix-helix domain-containing protein: protein MDIILKPEQEQFIQEKLKSGKYKSIDEVIIEAFRLLEEQDKHYEQWVEETRQKVTVGLEQLDRGEGNEVEVVINLLKDKIRGMREA, encoded by the coding sequence ATGGACATCATACTCAAGCCAGAACAAGAACAATTTATTCAAGAAAAGTTAAAGAGCGGTAAATATAAGAGCATTGATGAAGTGATTATTGAAGCTTTTCGACTGCTTGAAGAACAAGATAAGCACTATGAACAATGGGTAGAAGAAACCCGCCAAAAAGTAACAGTTGGACTAGAACAGCTTGACCGAGGCGAAGGGAATGAGGTCGAAGTTGTTATTAATCTGCTCAAGGATAAAATTAGAGGAATGCGTGAGGCTTAA